The proteins below come from a single Mytilus edulis chromosome 5, xbMytEdul2.2, whole genome shotgun sequence genomic window:
- the LOC139522836 gene encoding coatomer subunit delta-like isoform X2, producing the protein MVLLAAAVCNKSGKALISRQFVEMTRSRIEGLLAAFPKLMSSGKQHTFVETESVRYVYQPLEKLYVLLITTKASNILEDLETLRLFARVIPEYCRNMEEAEIGDQAFSLIFAFDEIVALGYRENVNLAQIRTFTEMDSHEEKVAISVRETQEREAKEAMKKRAKELQQERKEAGRSGKGIGYAGGFGSSSYSSSSSSRDIIEPTPSAETKPSYTSVPSKPSGTGKALKLGSKKKDVDTFVGQLESEGQIVSSNTSVSSTVAKASTPAVDQDGVHIVMEEKVSLTAGRDGGLQSMEILGMVKVKVNDEQYGRIKVQMINNDKKGTQLQTHPNVDKKRFSTTSNIQLKNPEKPFPLHQDVGVLKWRYTTQDESNMPLSINCWPNETGNGCDVNIEYQLEQPQLELNDVTINIPLPTGVGAPVVGDCDGEYNYDSRKSMLVWSLPVIDASNKSGSLEFSIAGHPDDFFPVHVNFMSKKSYCDLQISDVRLIDGEQPVKYSSEVMCYTDKYEIV; encoded by the exons ATG GTGCTGCTTGCTGCAGCTGTATGTAACAAGTCTGGAAAAG CGTTAATTTCCCGTCAATTTGTGGAAATGACGAGGTCAAGAATAGAAGGCTTGCTTGCAGCTTTTCCTAAGTTGATGAGTTCAGGAAAACAACATACTTTTGTTGAAACAGAAAGTGTGAGATATGTGTATCAGCCTCTAGAAAAACTTTATGTTCTATTGATAACAACAAAAGCTAGCAACATACTAGAAGATCTGGAAACATTACGTCTGTTTGCACGTGTG atACCAGAATACTGCAGAAATATGGAGGAGGCTGAGATTGGAGATCAGGCATTTTCTCTTATCTTTGCTTTTGATGAAATCGTAGCTCTAGGTTATAGAGAAAATGTAAATCTTGCTCAAATCAGAACATTCACTGAAATGGATTCACATGAAGAAAAGGTTGCAATATCTGTTAGAGAG ACACAAGAAAGAGAGGCTAAGGAAGCAATGAAGAAAAGAGCCAAAGAATTACAGCAAGAGAGAAAAGAAGCTGGTAGATCAGGGAAAGGTATTGGTTATGCAGGAGGATTTGGTAGTTCTTCATattcatcatcatcgtcatcaagAGACATTATTGAGCCTACACCATCAGCAGAGACAAAACCATCATACACATCTGTACCTAG taaaCCATCTGGAACTGGCAAAGCTCTTAAGCTTGGAAGTAAGAAGAAAGATGTTGATACATTTGTAGGACAGTTAGAATCAGAAGGACAAA TAGTCAGTTCAAACACATCCGTATCATCAACGGTAGCCAAAGCTTCTACACCAGCTGTTGATCAGGACGG tGTACACATTGTAATGGAAGAAAAAGTTTCATTAACGGCCGGCCGTGATGGTGGTCTTCAGAGTATGGAAATTCTTGGTATGGTAAAGGTTAAAGTCAATGATGAACAATATGGTCGCATTAAAGTACAAATgattaataatgataaaaaaggaACACAGTTACAG ACACATCCCAATGTGGACAAGAAAAGATTTAGTACAACGTCCAATATTCAGCTGAAAAATCCAGAAAAACCTTTCCCTCTGCATCAAGATGTTGGTGTATTAAAATGGAGATATACAACACAAGATGAATCTAATATGCCATTATCAA TAAACTGTTGGCCAAATGAAACAGGAAATGGCTGTGATGTAAATATAGAATATCAGTTAGAGCAACCACAACTAGAATTAAATGATGTAACAATAAATATTCCTCTACC GACTGGTGTAGGAGCTCCAGTAGTCGGAGACTGTGATGGGGAATATAATTATGACAGTAGAAAGTCAATGTTAGTGTGGAGTTTACCTGTTATAGATGCTTCCAACAAGTCTGGCAGCTTAGAGTTCAGTATAGCTGGACATCCAGATGATTTCTTCCCTGTCCATGTTAACTTTATGTCCAAAAAATCTTACTgtgatttacag atatctGATGTACGATTAATAGATGGAGAACAGCCTGTAAAATATTCATCGGAAGTAATGTGTTATACAGACAAATATGAAATTGTATGA
- the LOC139522836 gene encoding coatomer subunit delta-like isoform X1, which yields MVLLAAAVCNKSGKALISRQFVEMTRSRIEGLLAAFPKLMSSGKQHTFVETESVRYVYQPLEKLYVLLITTKASNILEDLETLRLFARVIPEYCRNMEEAEIGDQAFSLIFAFDEIVALGYRENVNLAQIRTFTEMDSHEEKVAISVRETQEREAKEAMKKRAKELQQERKEAGRSGKGIGYAGGFGSSSYSSSSSSRDIIEPTPSAETKPSYTSVPSKPSGTGKALKLGSKKKDVDTFVGQLESEGQKVVSSNTSVSSTVAKASTPAVDQDGVHIVMEEKVSLTAGRDGGLQSMEILGMVKVKVNDEQYGRIKVQMINNDKKGTQLQTHPNVDKKRFSTTSNIQLKNPEKPFPLHQDVGVLKWRYTTQDESNMPLSINCWPNETGNGCDVNIEYQLEQPQLELNDVTINIPLPTGVGAPVVGDCDGEYNYDSRKSMLVWSLPVIDASNKSGSLEFSIAGHPDDFFPVHVNFMSKKSYCDLQISDVRLIDGEQPVKYSSEVMCYTDKYEIV from the exons ATG GTGCTGCTTGCTGCAGCTGTATGTAACAAGTCTGGAAAAG CGTTAATTTCCCGTCAATTTGTGGAAATGACGAGGTCAAGAATAGAAGGCTTGCTTGCAGCTTTTCCTAAGTTGATGAGTTCAGGAAAACAACATACTTTTGTTGAAACAGAAAGTGTGAGATATGTGTATCAGCCTCTAGAAAAACTTTATGTTCTATTGATAACAACAAAAGCTAGCAACATACTAGAAGATCTGGAAACATTACGTCTGTTTGCACGTGTG atACCAGAATACTGCAGAAATATGGAGGAGGCTGAGATTGGAGATCAGGCATTTTCTCTTATCTTTGCTTTTGATGAAATCGTAGCTCTAGGTTATAGAGAAAATGTAAATCTTGCTCAAATCAGAACATTCACTGAAATGGATTCACATGAAGAAAAGGTTGCAATATCTGTTAGAGAG ACACAAGAAAGAGAGGCTAAGGAAGCAATGAAGAAAAGAGCCAAAGAATTACAGCAAGAGAGAAAAGAAGCTGGTAGATCAGGGAAAGGTATTGGTTATGCAGGAGGATTTGGTAGTTCTTCATattcatcatcatcgtcatcaagAGACATTATTGAGCCTACACCATCAGCAGAGACAAAACCATCATACACATCTGTACCTAG taaaCCATCTGGAACTGGCAAAGCTCTTAAGCTTGGAAGTAAGAAGAAAGATGTTGATACATTTGTAGGACAGTTAGAATCAGAAGGACAAA aAGTAGTCAGTTCAAACACATCCGTATCATCAACGGTAGCCAAAGCTTCTACACCAGCTGTTGATCAGGACGG tGTACACATTGTAATGGAAGAAAAAGTTTCATTAACGGCCGGCCGTGATGGTGGTCTTCAGAGTATGGAAATTCTTGGTATGGTAAAGGTTAAAGTCAATGATGAACAATATGGTCGCATTAAAGTACAAATgattaataatgataaaaaaggaACACAGTTACAG ACACATCCCAATGTGGACAAGAAAAGATTTAGTACAACGTCCAATATTCAGCTGAAAAATCCAGAAAAACCTTTCCCTCTGCATCAAGATGTTGGTGTATTAAAATGGAGATATACAACACAAGATGAATCTAATATGCCATTATCAA TAAACTGTTGGCCAAATGAAACAGGAAATGGCTGTGATGTAAATATAGAATATCAGTTAGAGCAACCACAACTAGAATTAAATGATGTAACAATAAATATTCCTCTACC GACTGGTGTAGGAGCTCCAGTAGTCGGAGACTGTGATGGGGAATATAATTATGACAGTAGAAAGTCAATGTTAGTGTGGAGTTTACCTGTTATAGATGCTTCCAACAAGTCTGGCAGCTTAGAGTTCAGTATAGCTGGACATCCAGATGATTTCTTCCCTGTCCATGTTAACTTTATGTCCAAAAAATCTTACTgtgatttacag atatctGATGTACGATTAATAGATGGAGAACAGCCTGTAAAATATTCATCGGAAGTAATGTGTTATACAGACAAATATGAAATTGTATGA